The proteins below come from a single Thermotoga sp. KOL6 genomic window:
- the ecfA1 gene encoding energy-coupling factor ABC transporter ATP-binding protein EcfA1, translating into MKIVFNDVSFRYNGKYVLNRVNVEFETGKIYVVVGRNGSGKTTLLKVLAGLLEPEGTIFLDDDCADPLLLRENVGYVFQNPSSQIIGATVEEDIAFSLEILGLDKEEMQKRIKEVLNLVGLSGLEKEDPLNLSGGQKQRLAIASMLARNTRFLALDEPVSMLDPPSQKEIFRVLENLKKKGKGIVLVTHELEYLEDIDSIIHISDGTIDFCGSWEDFMMKGFEDVEIPFKWKLWKKCGEKVRWEDRYENSFDER; encoded by the coding sequence ATGAAGATAGTCTTCAATGATGTATCCTTCAGATACAATGGAAAGTACGTGCTGAATAGAGTAAACGTGGAGTTCGAAACCGGGAAGATCTACGTTGTGGTAGGGAGAAATGGTTCCGGAAAGACCACCCTTCTCAAGGTGCTGGCGGGACTTTTGGAACCTGAGGGTACCATTTTTTTAGATGACGATTGTGCGGATCCGTTGTTGTTGAGAGAGAACGTAGGTTATGTTTTTCAGAATCCATCATCCCAAATAATTGGAGCCACTGTGGAAGAAGATATAGCGTTCTCCCTAGAAATATTGGGACTAGACAAGGAAGAAATGCAAAAGAGAATAAAGGAAGTATTGAATTTAGTTGGACTCTCTGGATTGGAAAAAGAAGATCCTTTGAACCTTTCGGGTGGACAGAAGCAGCGGCTTGCCATTGCTTCTATGTTGGCTCGAAACACACGTTTTCTTGCACTAGATGAACCTGTTTCTATGCTCGATCCCCCGTCGCAGAAAGAGATATTTAGGGTATTGGAGAATTTGAAGAAGAAAGGAAAGGGAATAGTACTTGTAACGCACGAGTTGGAATATCTCGAGGATATCGACTCGATTATACACATATCGGATGGTACAATTGATTTTTGTGGAAGTTGGGAAGACTTCATGATGAAAGGTTTCGAAGACGTGGAAATACCTTTCAAATGGAAGCTTTGGAAAAAATGTGGTGAGAAAGTTAGGTGGGAGGATCGATATGAGAATTCTTTTGACGAACGATGA
- a CDS encoding class I SAM-dependent methyltransferase: MSEKKFEHYYTVEPTSKLKVREAKLVLKNGHEYVFKTPSGVYSYGKIDKATKVLIENVRVHGKKVLDLGCGYGVIGVVLKKEYPDLDVYMSDINKRAVEFAKINAKNHNVEVEIRWGNLYEPWEGMKFDMIVCNPPIVAGKRVWMEIVKRAPEFLEEGGSLQMVAYHNKGGRRIKEYMEKVFGNVEELCKTGGIRVYRSVKGLKEDEDSLQ, translated from the coding sequence GTGAGTGAAAAGAAATTCGAGCATTATTACACAGTTGAACCCACCTCGAAATTAAAAGTAAGAGAGGCAAAATTGGTTCTTAAAAACGGTCACGAATATGTGTTCAAAACGCCATCGGGAGTTTACTCTTACGGCAAGATAGACAAGGCAACGAAGGTTTTGATAGAGAATGTGAGGGTCCACGGGAAGAAAGTCCTCGACTTGGGGTGTGGTTACGGTGTGATAGGTGTGGTTCTTAAGAAAGAATATCCAGATTTGGATGTCTATATGAGCGATATAAACAAGCGTGCTGTGGAATTTGCTAAGATAAATGCAAAAAATCACAACGTTGAAGTGGAAATTCGTTGGGGGAATCTCTACGAACCGTGGGAAGGTATGAAGTTCGACATGATCGTGTGCAATCCTCCCATAGTCGCTGGTAAAAGGGTATGGATGGAGATTGTGAAAAGAGCTCCTGAGTTTTTAGAAGAAGGTGGAAGCCTTCAGATGGTAGCGTACCACAACAAAGGTGGAAGGCGTATAAAGGAGTACATGGAAAAAGTATTTGGAAACGTGGAAGAATTGTGTAAAACAGGAGGAATAAGAGTCTACAGATCTGTAAAAGGATTGAAGGAAGATGAAGATAGTCTTCAATGA
- a CDS encoding HAMP domain-containing sensor histidine kinase: MDIAQNSVKAGAKNIKIMIDETDEWFTFIVEDDGPGIENPERVFDPFFTTRNPRLRKVGLGLPFLKQAAEQSGGWVKLETQPGKGTKVEARFNLKSVDCQPIGNVATTLASLILSDPKVNWYIVRKRGKSGYEIDTVKLKEAGLWSPDNPAFASFLFETLESLEEELKRGEESE; the protein is encoded by the coding sequence ATGGACATTGCTCAGAACTCCGTAAAAGCTGGTGCAAAAAATATCAAGATAATGATAGATGAAACGGATGAGTGGTTCACCTTCATCGTGGAAGATGATGGTCCAGGTATAGAGAATCCTGAGAGAGTTTTTGATCCGTTTTTCACCACGAGGAATCCTCGTTTGAGGAAAGTGGGGCTTGGTCTTCCGTTTCTGAAGCAGGCAGCTGAACAATCCGGAGGTTGGGTGAAGTTGGAAACTCAACCGGGCAAGGGAACGAAAGTGGAAGCCAGGTTCAATCTCAAGAGTGTGGATTGTCAACCTATAGGAAATGTGGCAACAACTTTGGCAAGCTTGATACTCTCGGATCCGAAGGTGAATTGGTACATTGTGAGAAAAAGAGGTAAAAGCGGTTACGAAATAGATACGGTGAAGCTGAAAGAGGCGGGGCTCTGGAGTCCAGACAATCCCGCTTTTGCATCTTTTTTGTTCGAGACTCTTGAAAGTTTGGAGGAGGAGCTGAAGAGAGGTGAAGAAAGTGAGTGA
- a CDS encoding M20 family metallo-hydrolase codes for MEEILRRIEELKDEMVESLKTFVSINSVNPAFGGPGEKEKADWLEYLLKDFRYEVERYDVKDQNGVLRSNLLATIKGKDTRRTLWIVTHIDTVPPGDLSLWETDPFNPVVKDGKVYGRGAEDNGGSMIASIYAGKSLIDLGIVPEYNFGLALVADEEAGSDYGIQYLIEKNVFNPEDMFLVPDAGNEKGDFIEIAEKSILWFKVTVEGKQGHASRPRMAENALRKGAQLMIEIDEILRRKCPDRDDLFDEPLSTFEPTRSEKTVDNVNTIPGKYTFYFDCRVLPKYDLDEILKIVESVLKGRGASIEIVVKQPAPQPTPPDSELVVKLSRVLKSQRNLEARVGGIGGGTCAAFFRKKGWPAVVWSTIDETAHQPNEYRRIDHMVEDAKVFALLGVER; via the coding sequence ATGGAGGAGATTTTGAGAAGAATAGAAGAACTGAAAGATGAAATGGTGGAATCTTTGAAAACTTTCGTCTCTATCAACTCTGTCAATCCTGCCTTTGGCGGTCCCGGAGAGAAGGAAAAGGCAGATTGGTTGGAGTATCTTCTGAAAGATTTTAGGTATGAAGTCGAGCGCTATGATGTGAAAGATCAAAACGGTGTTTTGAGATCGAATCTACTTGCAACAATAAAGGGAAAGGATACAAGACGTACTCTTTGGATAGTAACACACATAGACACCGTCCCCCCAGGAGACCTTTCCCTGTGGGAAACGGACCCGTTCAACCCTGTGGTAAAAGACGGAAAAGTTTACGGAAGAGGAGCGGAAGATAACGGAGGTTCCATGATAGCTTCTATATATGCCGGGAAATCTCTTATCGATCTTGGAATCGTCCCGGAGTATAACTTCGGTTTGGCTCTTGTAGCTGACGAAGAAGCGGGAAGCGATTATGGAATTCAGTACTTGATAGAGAAGAATGTTTTCAATCCCGAGGATATGTTTCTGGTACCCGACGCAGGAAACGAAAAAGGAGACTTCATAGAAATAGCTGAGAAAAGTATTCTTTGGTTCAAAGTGACGGTGGAAGGTAAGCAAGGACATGCCTCCCGGCCAAGAATGGCTGAGAATGCACTTAGAAAAGGAGCACAGCTCATGATCGAAATAGACGAGATTCTCCGCAGAAAGTGCCCTGACAGGGATGATCTTTTTGACGAGCCATTGAGCACCTTTGAGCCCACTCGTTCAGAAAAGACTGTCGACAACGTGAATACTATCCCTGGAAAGTATACGTTTTACTTCGATTGCAGAGTGCTTCCTAAGTATGACTTGGACGAGATTTTAAAAATCGTGGAGTCCGTGTTGAAAGGAAGAGGTGCGAGTATTGAGATTGTTGTAAAACAACCTGCGCCACAGCCAACTCCACCCGATTCCGAGTTGGTTGTGAAACTTTCCAGGGTGTTGAAGAGCCAGAGAAATCTGGAAGCCCGAGTTGGAGGAATAGGCGGAGGAACGTGTGCGGCATTCTTCAGGAAGAAAGGGTGGCCCGCTGTTGTTTGGAGTACCATAGACGAAACAGCACATCAACCCAACGAGTACAGAAGAATAGATCATATGGTAGAAGATGCGAAAGTATTCGCTTTGCTTGGAGTCGAGAGGTGA
- the xylA gene encoding xylose isomerase encodes MTEFFPEIPKIQFEGKESNNPLAFKFYDPDEVIDGKPLKDHLKFSVAFWHTFVNEGRDPFGDPTAERPWNKYSDPMDKAFARVDALFEFCEKLNIEYFCFHDRDIAPEGKTLRETNKILDKVVEKIKERMKESNVKLLWGTANLFSHPRYMHGAATTCSADVFAYAAAQVKKALEITKELGGEGYVFWGGREGYETLLNTDLGLELENLARFLRMAVEYAKKIGFDGQFLIEPKPKEPTKHQYDFDVATAYAFLKTHDLDEYFKFNIEANHATLAGHTFQHELRMARILGKFGSIDANQGDLLLGWDTDQFPTNVYDTTLAMYEVIKAGGFTKGGLNFDAKVRRASYKVEDLFIGHIVGIDTFALGFKIAYKLVKDGVFDRFVEEKYRSFREGIGKEILEGKADFEKLESYIIDKEDVELPSGKQEYLESLLNSYIVKTVSELR; translated from the coding sequence ATGACAGAATTTTTCCCGGAAATTCCAAAGATACAGTTCGAAGGGAAGGAAAGCAATAACCCTCTTGCCTTTAAGTTCTACGATCCAGACGAAGTAATCGATGGAAAACCTCTGAAGGACCATTTGAAATTCTCCGTTGCTTTCTGGCACACTTTTGTAAACGAAGGTCGAGATCCCTTCGGTGACCCCACTGCTGAAAGACCCTGGAACAAGTATTCGGATCCCATGGACAAAGCGTTTGCAAGAGTGGATGCTTTATTCGAATTCTGTGAGAAACTCAATATTGAATACTTTTGTTTTCATGACAGAGACATTGCACCCGAAGGGAAAACTCTGAGAGAGACGAACAAAATTCTGGACAAAGTTGTTGAGAAAATAAAAGAACGAATGAAGGAAAGCAATGTGAAACTCCTTTGGGGAACTGCCAATCTGTTCTCACATCCTCGGTACATGCACGGTGCGGCAACTACTTGCAGCGCCGATGTTTTTGCATACGCTGCTGCACAGGTGAAAAAAGCGTTGGAGATTACGAAGGAACTTGGAGGAGAAGGATATGTTTTTTGGGGCGGTAGAGAAGGATACGAAACCTTGCTCAACACGGATTTGGGATTGGAACTCGAAAACCTCGCGAGGTTCCTCAGAATGGCCGTAGAGTACGCAAAGAAGATAGGTTTTGATGGACAGTTCCTCATAGAACCCAAACCAAAAGAACCCACAAAACATCAGTACGATTTCGACGTAGCGACCGCATACGCCTTCTTGAAAACTCACGATTTGGATGAATACTTCAAGTTCAACATAGAAGCTAATCACGCAACACTCGCTGGTCATACTTTCCAGCATGAATTGAGAATGGCCAGAATCCTCGGAAAATTCGGAAGTATCGACGCAAATCAAGGCGATCTTCTGTTGGGATGGGACACCGATCAATTTCCAACGAACGTATACGATACAACTCTTGCCATGTACGAGGTTATAAAAGCAGGGGGTTTCACAAAAGGTGGTCTCAACTTCGACGCCAAAGTGAGACGTGCTTCTTACAAGGTAGAGGATCTCTTCATCGGGCATATAGTAGGAATAGACACTTTCGCACTCGGTTTCAAGATAGCCTACAAACTTGTAAAAGACGGCGTATTCGACAGATTCGTTGAGGAAAAATACAGAAGTTTCAGAGAAGGTATTGGAAAAGAAATATTGGAAGGAAAAGCAGATTTTGAAAAACTAGAATCGTATATAATAGACAAAGAAGATGTTGAACTTCCATCTGGAAAACAGGAGTATCTTGAAAGTTTGCTCAACAGCTATATCGTGAAGACCGTATCAGAACTGAGGTGA
- a CDS encoding DUF192 domain-containing protein, protein MRPLSPNKQKKIKKIVLPILIIIGITVIVVATGRKEGIRFPKGKIVITNERKSLELNVEIANTPFLRSVGFMYRKSIPNDLGMLFIFDENTRSGFWMKNTHVPLEIAFIDEDGIIFSVQEMEPCEEEPCKIYYAPKPFRYALEVKKGFFEKYGFGVGSKVFIEH, encoded by the coding sequence ATGAGGCCCCTTTCTCCGAATAAACAAAAGAAAATAAAAAAAATTGTTCTACCCATCTTGATCATAATTGGAATCACCGTGATCGTCGTTGCAACTGGAAGAAAAGAGGGAATAAGGTTCCCAAAAGGAAAAATCGTGATCACCAATGAAAGGAAATCACTAGAACTGAATGTGGAAATTGCGAACACTCCTTTTTTGCGTTCCGTTGGTTTCATGTACAGAAAGAGCATCCCAAACGATCTTGGGATGCTCTTTATTTTTGATGAAAACACCAGAAGCGGTTTTTGGATGAAGAACACTCACGTTCCACTGGAAATCGCTTTCATAGACGAAGATGGCATTATATTCTCCGTACAAGAAATGGAACCGTGCGAAGAAGAACCTTGCAAGATCTACTACGCCCCAAAACCGTTCAGGTATGCACTGGAAGTGAAGAAAGGTTTCTTCGAAAAATACGGTTTCGGAGTGGGAAGCAAAGTTTTCATAGAACATTAA
- a CDS encoding MJ1477/TM1410 family putative glycoside hydrolase, whose amino-acid sequence MAKKTSRFIIMVITTVVTMISVFVTSCIHRAFFESPYQSWVYQLQNVEPQDIASAGFDLAVIDYSRNGNEDGEFSFEEINTIFEAGTTPIAYVSIGQAENYRFYWKKEWDKNPPDWLGEEDPHWPGNFFVRYWYPEWQKIVFSYIDKIISQGFKGVYLDRVDSFEYWSDIKGEIRKEEAALEMIDFVLNIIEYTREKDPDFIVIPQNAESIIDFDNGELISSVSGWAVEHLFYFKTTPLPFNETRERIKYLDTLKVHGKFILVVDYVDDGGNSFENLERIKNFYRQAKNKGYVPYAAESDLLLDEINIVEDIQPKR is encoded by the coding sequence TTGGCAAAGAAAACCTCTAGGTTCATTATAATGGTCATTACAACAGTAGTAACTATGATATCAGTATTTGTAACATCATGTATTCACAGAGCTTTCTTCGAAAGCCCTTACCAAAGCTGGGTTTATCAGCTTCAAAATGTAGAACCTCAAGATATAGCGTCCGCGGGTTTCGACCTGGCGGTTATAGATTATTCAAGGAATGGTAACGAGGATGGAGAGTTCTCTTTCGAGGAAATAAACACGATTTTTGAAGCTGGTACGACACCGATTGCGTACGTAAGCATAGGGCAAGCGGAAAACTATCGTTTTTATTGGAAAAAAGAATGGGATAAAAACCCACCAGATTGGCTTGGGGAGGAAGATCCTCATTGGCCCGGCAACTTTTTTGTAAGATATTGGTATCCAGAGTGGCAAAAAATAGTGTTTTCGTACATTGATAAAATTATTTCTCAAGGATTCAAGGGTGTTTATTTGGATAGGGTAGATTCGTTCGAATATTGGTCGGACATAAAAGGTGAAATTCGGAAAGAAGAGGCAGCGCTTGAAATGATAGATTTCGTTCTGAATATCATTGAGTATACTCGTGAAAAAGATCCGGATTTCATCGTCATACCACAGAATGCGGAAAGTATCATAGATTTCGATAACGGAGAACTGATCTCGTCTGTTTCTGGATGGGCAGTGGAACATTTGTTCTATTTCAAAACAACTCCCCTGCCTTTCAATGAAACGAGGGAGAGAATAAAATATTTAGACACCTTGAAAGTCCATGGAAAGTTTATATTGGTAGTCGATTACGTTGATGACGGTGGAAATTCTTTTGAAAATTTAGAGAGAATAAAAAATTTCTATCGACAGGCAAAAAACAAGGGATACGTTCCTTACGCGGCGGAGTCGGATCTTCTTCTCGATGAGATCAACATTGTGGAAGATATACAGCCGAAAAGGTGA
- a CDS encoding DUF2194 domain-containing protein, with protein sequence MVKKAFLMILIIIVFPLFARTLLLYKGSENGYGYNILVSYVVPSLENAGEEYKLVDIEKDFPNFEEYDLIVSCYYSSSMPEAKRYLKELSNFILNGGRLFVINNLGAFEGTSLEEINAVLNLLGVRFEYNWRTERVIEYEINKNYLLSPPVTPVLKSFDGFEIFSNTTEVVAWAKTSTGKYPVVFYNEQGGMALFDHAFNEKGEPVLDLGKIVSRILLGRPTNRILTLFNDPNILAIFKNAFFEIETTPRKPLIQYKAIVLSNLNTLNDKVMKRYLESGGVVILVGSGPRTVRGKVVVKKDHLDIPMDLSLFETTVNYTEAPETAIPFITVDGTPVSWMMKVGKGSLVFFPKSLNEKLTRGFLFDEFLAASNSLITPIVNSFSIFLDDFPLPTYNLKHEIAKFKDVTFYYKIWWPDLEKIFKDFSVKPITALVTSYMNTPYYVGFSEFLLNTENVEFLKGIINNDGVELGLHGYNHLSPLSKNWDPSELEKSYRALKIFLKHLKEGWTPLSFVAPDNRIDKLGLSVLKKVFPHILVVGTTFLSDDEFSEFKLLNGTLVLPRNVSGFYPLSKLLVQTTSTLLNIGTFNYFVHPDDVFSKDRNPQGLSWDEMKNSMREFLKVVRDYYPWVKNSDSSQTYEVFKEFFENPPSIVYYDDKIKVWLPRNAELPRYFFLKNSSREMNVKGGKILHKSKNFLVLEMTTHEMEITGPTTSF encoded by the coding sequence ATGGTAAAAAAAGCTTTCCTGATGATTTTGATTATAATTGTTTTCCCACTTTTTGCAAGGACCTTGCTCCTCTACAAAGGTTCAGAGAACGGCTACGGCTACAACATACTGGTTTCTTATGTGGTTCCCTCGCTCGAAAACGCGGGAGAAGAGTACAAACTGGTGGATATTGAAAAAGACTTCCCTAACTTCGAAGAATACGATCTCATAGTGAGTTGTTATTACTCCTCTTCAATGCCAGAAGCAAAGCGATATTTGAAGGAACTTTCTAACTTCATATTGAATGGTGGTAGGCTCTTTGTAATAAATAACTTAGGGGCTTTTGAGGGAACCTCCCTTGAAGAAATAAACGCTGTTCTGAATTTACTGGGAGTTCGTTTTGAATACAACTGGCGGACAGAAAGGGTTATCGAATACGAAATTAACAAAAACTATCTTCTGTCCCCACCTGTGACACCCGTTCTCAAATCTTTCGATGGCTTTGAAATCTTTTCAAATACAACAGAAGTTGTCGCTTGGGCAAAAACCTCTACGGGGAAGTACCCTGTCGTTTTCTACAACGAGCAGGGAGGAATGGCACTGTTCGACCACGCGTTCAACGAAAAAGGAGAACCTGTTCTAGATCTGGGAAAAATCGTGAGTAGGATTCTTCTAGGAAGACCTACCAACAGAATTTTAACGCTTTTCAACGATCCTAACATTTTGGCGATTTTCAAAAACGCTTTCTTCGAAATAGAAACTACTCCGAGAAAACCGTTGATCCAATACAAAGCAATCGTTTTATCGAACTTGAACACCTTAAACGATAAAGTCATGAAGAGGTATCTGGAAAGCGGCGGTGTCGTAATTTTGGTAGGTAGTGGACCGAGAACGGTTCGTGGGAAGGTTGTTGTGAAAAAGGACCATCTTGATATCCCCATGGATCTTTCACTGTTTGAAACCACCGTCAATTACACAGAAGCCCCTGAAACGGCGATTCCTTTTATAACTGTAGATGGCACTCCCGTTTCTTGGATGATGAAGGTGGGAAAAGGCAGTCTTGTTTTCTTCCCAAAATCGTTGAACGAAAAGCTAACGAGAGGATTTTTGTTCGATGAGTTTCTCGCTGCTTCAAATTCTTTGATAACACCCATAGTAAATTCTTTTTCTATCTTCCTCGATGATTTTCCACTACCAACTTACAATTTAAAACACGAAATAGCGAAATTTAAGGACGTTACCTTCTACTACAAAATCTGGTGGCCCGATTTAGAGAAGATCTTCAAAGATTTCTCCGTGAAACCCATCACTGCGTTGGTAACTAGCTACATGAACACTCCGTATTATGTGGGATTTTCAGAGTTTCTTCTAAACACAGAAAACGTTGAATTCTTGAAAGGCATAATAAATAACGATGGAGTGGAACTGGGATTGCACGGTTACAATCATCTTTCGCCCCTTTCAAAAAATTGGGATCCATCGGAACTCGAAAAATCCTACAGAGCTTTGAAAATATTCCTGAAACATCTGAAGGAAGGCTGGACCCCGCTGAGTTTCGTGGCTCCAGACAACAGAATAGATAAACTTGGACTCAGCGTGTTAAAAAAAGTCTTCCCTCACATTCTCGTTGTTGGCACCACCTTTCTCTCCGACGATGAGTTTTCCGAGTTCAAACTCTTAAACGGAACCCTTGTACTACCTAGAAACGTGAGTGGCTTTTATCCCCTCAGTAAACTTCTAGTCCAAACGACTTCTACCTTGTTGAACATAGGTACTTTCAACTATTTCGTTCATCCCGACGACGTGTTTTCTAAAGATAGAAATCCGCAAGGATTATCGTGGGATGAAATGAAAAACTCTATGAGAGAATTTTTGAAAGTAGTGAGAGATTACTACCCATGGGTAAAAAACTCCGATTCATCTCAAACTTACGAAGTTTTCAAAGAATTTTTCGAAAATCCTCCAAGTATAGTCTACTACGACGACAAAATAAAGGTATGGCTTCCAAGAAACGCAGAACTTCCCCGATATTTCTTTTTGAAAAACAGCAGTCGCGAGATGAACGTAAAAGGTGGCAAAATACTGCACAAGTCGAAAAATTTTCTAGTCTTGGAAATGACAACTCATGAAATGGAAATCACTGGACCAACGACTTCGTTCTGA
- a CDS encoding HD domain-containing phosphohydrolase, translating into MNVRTLQETIKDVIYRRNLLFVLIISIAVSIVVTLITYHIEKRTVLEKLNFIEKEWSKTIDNYKDILNFLANNPSNFRNPGDILKALKLIREYFSDYTAYPIFATPDGNYYIYPSATLPPGYDPRERPWYKSAVENPNVAVISPPLVHKILNVVTIGISRAVFDENGKFLGVLAVDIVPEKIMKDVLPIGVYVMNKGGKVLLQNGKIFVHVSPENEDTGVKFQASYIAFFKRSIDDTVFVMQLPFFKILRNSLLHIGYIFGLSYLLGMIILTKIKRVLIKELNEPLKKFSRSAEEYLRSRVFDVSGISSNILEINQLIDDVADMITIIESQREELEASYEELEASYSELQKMAQEIEEKGRALAEAYEFFAYKMADIVEGFDEPTGAHVRRVQELSRFFAEKLELPEDLVRQIYLYSPLHDIGKIRVPKEILNKKGRLTPEEWEIMKKHTVWGGELLSGRKELTVAKNIALYHHENYDGTGYPFGLKNGEIPIEAQIVKLADVYDALRSKRPYKPALDHETAVRIILEGDGKTLPSHFNPELLKILKKYSEEIKKIWESAQ; encoded by the coding sequence GTGAATGTAAGGACTCTTCAAGAGACAATAAAAGATGTGATTTACAGAAGAAATCTGCTTTTTGTTCTTATCATATCAATAGCCGTGTCTATTGTAGTAACGTTGATCACTTATCATATAGAAAAAAGAACTGTATTAGAAAAGTTAAATTTTATAGAAAAAGAATGGAGCAAAACGATAGACAATTACAAAGACATCCTAAATTTTCTTGCAAATAATCCTAGTAATTTTAGAAATCCCGGTGATATTTTGAAAGCGCTAAAGTTGATTCGTGAGTATTTCAGTGACTATACCGCGTACCCCATCTTCGCTACCCCCGATGGGAACTACTACATATACCCTTCTGCCACTTTACCACCAGGTTACGATCCAAGAGAACGACCTTGGTACAAATCTGCTGTTGAAAATCCTAACGTTGCGGTTATTTCCCCTCCTCTTGTGCACAAGATTCTCAACGTTGTTACGATTGGAATTTCGAGAGCTGTATTCGATGAAAATGGGAAATTTTTGGGAGTTTTGGCTGTAGACATAGTCCCTGAAAAAATTATGAAAGACGTTCTTCCCATTGGGGTCTACGTTATGAACAAGGGTGGAAAGGTCCTTCTTCAAAACGGGAAGATCTTCGTTCACGTTTCTCCTGAAAACGAAGATACAGGCGTGAAATTTCAAGCCTCTTATATTGCTTTCTTCAAGAGATCGATAGACGACACCGTGTTCGTGATGCAACTACCATTCTTCAAAATTCTAAGAAATTCTCTACTCCACATAGGCTATATATTCGGTCTTTCCTATCTTCTTGGTATGATTATTTTGACAAAGATTAAAAGGGTTCTCATCAAGGAATTGAACGAACCGCTGAAGAAATTTTCCCGATCGGCTGAAGAATACTTGCGTTCGAGAGTTTTCGATGTATCGGGAATCTCTTCCAACATCCTGGAGATCAACCAACTGATTGATGATGTAGCAGACATGATTACGATCATAGAATCTCAGCGTGAAGAGTTGGAAGCGTCGTACGAAGAACTCGAGGCCTCTTATTCCGAACTGCAAAAAATGGCACAAGAGATCGAAGAGAAAGGTCGAGCACTCGCTGAAGCTTACGAGTTCTTCGCATATAAAATGGCAGACATCGTTGAAGGATTCGACGAGCCTACGGGAGCACACGTAAGAAGAGTACAAGAGCTTTCTAGATTTTTCGCAGAGAAATTAGAACTTCCCGAAGATTTGGTGAGACAAATCTATCTTTACTCACCTCTTCATGACATTGGAAAGATTAGAGTTCCAAAAGAAATTTTGAACAAAAAAGGAAGACTTACCCCGGAAGAGTGGGAAATCATGAAAAAACACACTGTCTGGGGTGGAGAGTTGCTTTCCGGAAGAAAGGAGTTGACGGTAGCAAAGAACATCGCTCTCTATCACCATGAAAACTACGACGGAACAGGTTATCCTTTCGGTTTGAAAAACGGTGAGATCCCAATAGAAGCTCAGATCGTGAAATTAGCGGATGTTTACGACGCGCTTCGCTCGAAAAGACCATACAAGCCCGCTTTGGATCACGAAACCGCTGTGAGGATCATCCTAGAAGGAGACGGAAAGACCTTACCTTCCCACTTCAATCCGGAACTTCTAAAGATACTCAAAAAATATAGCGAAGAGATAAAAAAGATTTGGGAGAGTGCGCAATAG
- a CDS encoding DUF5320 domain-containing protein: MWWGGGFGWRRGWRGGFGFGFGPWWMYAEFPPYSVEDEKEMLKEYKRFLEEELRYVEERLRELENRR; the protein is encoded by the coding sequence ATGTGGTGGGGCGGCGGTTTCGGTTGGAGAAGAGGATGGAGAGGAGGTTTTGGATTCGGTTTCGGTCCCTGGTGGATGTACGCTGAATTTCCACCATATTCAGTCGAAGATGAAAAGGAAATGTTGAAAGAGTACAAAAGATTTTTGGAAGAGGAACTTAGATACGTTGAAGAGAGGCTGAGAGAATTGGAAAACAGGAGGTGA